From a single Solanum dulcamara chromosome 4, daSolDulc1.2, whole genome shotgun sequence genomic region:
- the LOC129885266 gene encoding lysM domain-containing GPI-anchored protein 2, translated as MRLTTTLASLLCLVWLITISSPAAASFSCRSATTCDAIIDYTLPNATTFNAVKKLFNLKNLRSLLGVNNLPINTPPDQKLPANQTIKIPFPCLCRNNTGIANKRPVYTVVAGDFLSHIVSDIFAGLFTLQELQTVNNIPNPNLIQPGDKLWIPLPCSCDDVDDEKVVHYGRLVSAGNTIEAIAQQYNVSQDTLLKLNGLASPKQLLAGSVLDIPLKACQSTVSNTSLDYPLLVPNDTYVFTAANCVTCKCDAANNWILQCQPSQIKSSLWKTCPSMQCQGLDNFYIGNVTSSDCNSTSCAYSGYSNQTIFTTSTQSTCPASDNGASGMRSGTWRWNIILVAIAMCFVVEITPWL; from the exons atgaggCTCACTACTACTCTTGCTTCCCTGTTATGCCTTGTTTGGCTGATCACCATTTCATCTCCGGCGGCAGCTTCCTTCAGTTGCCGATCCGCCACAACTTGTGACGCCATTATTGACTACACCTTACCCAACGCCACTACCTTTAACGCCGTAAAGAAACTCTTCAACTTAAAGAATCTCCGTTCCCTGCTCGGCGTCAACAACCTCCCTATCAATACCCCTCCTGATCAGAAATTACCCGCAAATCAAACCATCAAAATCCCCTTTCCTTGTCTCTGTAGAAACAATACCGGAATAGCCAACAAACGGCCCGTTTACACCGTCGTCGCCGGTGACTTCCTCTCCCACATAGTCTCCGACATCTTCGCCGGTTTATTCACCCTTCAGGAACTCCAGACGGTTAACAACATACCTAACCCGAATTTGATACAGCCCGGGGATAAATTGTGGATTCCACTGCCTTGCAGCTGCGACGACGTTGACGATGAAAAGGTTGTTCATTATGGTCGATTGGTGAGCGCTGGCAACACCATTGAGGCCATTGCTCAGCAGTACAATGTCTCCCAGGACACCCTTTTGAAACTGAATGGTTTAGCAAGTCCTAAACAACTTTTAGCTGGCTCTGTTCTTGACATTCCGCTTAAAG CTTGCCAATCAACGGTGAGCAATACCTCACTGGACTATCCTTTGCTAGTGCCAAATGACACATATGTCTTCACTGCTGCCAATTGTGTAACGTGCAAGTGTGATGCTGCGAACAACTGGAT CTTGCAATGCCAACCATCCCAGATAAAGTCATCTCTTTGGAAGACATGCCCCTCGATGCAGTGCCAAGGTTTAGATAACTTCTACATTGGGAATGTCACGTCTTCAGATTGTAATTCCACATCTTGTGCTTATTCTGGTTACAGCAACCAGACCATTTTTACCACAAGCACTCAGTCAACTTGCCCTG CCTCTGACAATGGCGCTTCTGGAATGAGGTCAGGGACATGGAGATGGAATATCATCCTGGTTGCTATCGCTATGTGTTTCGTAGTTGAGATAACTCCATGGTTATAG
- the LOC129885264 gene encoding glycerol-3-phosphate acyltransferase 9 — MNNLKSSSSELDLDRPNLEDYLPTGSIQEPHGKLRLRDLLDISPTLTEAAGAIIDDSFTRCFKSNPPEPWNWNIYLFPLWCLGLLVRYGILFPIRVIVLTIGWIIFLSCYIPVHFLLKGHDKFRKKLERILVELICSFFVASWTGVVKYHGPRPSIRPKQVFVANHTSMIDFIILEQMTAFAVIMQKHPGWVGLLQSTILEGVGCIWFNRSEAKDREIVARKLRQHVEGADNNPLLIFPEGTCVNNHYTVMFKKGAFELGCTVCPVAIKYNKIFVDAFWNSRKQSFTTHLLQLMTSWAVVCDVWYLEPQNIRPGETPIEFAERVRDIISIRAGLKKVPWDGYLKYSRPSPKHRERKQQSFAESVLRRLEEK; from the exons ATGAATAATCTAAAATCTTCAAGCTCCGAATTGGACTTGGATCGACCCAATCTTGAAGATTATCTTCCTACTGGATCCATCCAAGAACCTCATGGCAAGCTTCGCCT GCGTGATTTGCTTGATATTTCCCCCACCCTAACTGAGGCTGCAGGTGCCATTATTGAT GATTCTTTCACCCGATGCTTCAAGTCGAATCCACCAGAACCTTGGAACTGGAACATTTACTTGTTTCCTTTATGGTGCTTGGGGCTTCTTGTTAGATATGGGATTCTTTTCCCTATAAG AGTTATTGTCTTGACAATAGGATGGATAATATTTCTCTCTTGCTATATCCCGGTGCATTTCCTACTTAAAGGGCACGATAAGTTCAGGAAAAAGCTAGAG AGGATTCTGGTGGAGCTGATATGCAGTTTCTTTGTTGCATCTTGGACTGGGGTTGTCAAATACCACGGCCCACGGCCTAGCATACGACCTAAGCAG GTTTTTGTGGCAAATCACACGTCAATGATTGATTTTATTATCTTAGAGCAGATGACTGCATTTGCAGTGATCATGCAGAAGCATCCTGGATGGGTTG gACTACTGCAGAGCACTATTTTAGAAGGTGTTGGATGTATCTGGTTCAACCGCTCAGAAGCCAAGGATCGTGAAATTGTAGCAAGGAA GTTGAGGCAACATGTTGAAGGAGCCGATAACAACCCCCTTCTTATATTCCCTGAAGGAACTTGTGTAAATAACCACTACACTGTCATGTTCAAAAAG GGAGCATTTGAACTCGGCTGCACTGTGTGTCCTGTGGCAATCAAGTACAACAAAATTTTTGTTGATGCCTTTTGGAATAGTAGAAA ACAATCCTTCACAACACACCTCCTGCAGCTCATGACATCTTGGGCTGTAGTCTGTGATGTTTGGTACCTGGAGCCTCAGAACATAAGACCCGGGGAGACTCCAATCGAGTTTGCAGAGAG GGTGAGGGACATCATTTCTATTAGAGCAGGTCTTAAAAAGGTTCCTTGGGATGGATATTTGAAATACTCTCGTCCTAGCCCCAAGCATCGAGAGAGGAA GCAACAGAGTTTTGCAGAATCAGTGTTGCGTCGACTGGAAGAGAAGTAG